The Anoxybacillus flavithermus genome has a segment encoding these proteins:
- a CDS encoding DUF2929 domain-containing protein: protein MRIFWTFFWTFLLVNMLTYVVSSMIGVAYHFATGTTLAVIATVLILLIAQLIPNDPVHH from the coding sequence ATGCGCATTTTTTGGACGTTTTTTTGGACGTTTTTATTAGTCAACATGTTGACATACGTCGTTAGCTCCATGATCGGTGTGGCGTACCATTTCGCAACCGGTACAACATTGGCAGTCATTGCAACCGTTCTCATTTTGTTAATCGCGCAACTTATTCCAAACGACCCTGTCCATCATTAA